The Helianthus annuus cultivar XRQ/B chromosome 16, HanXRQr2.0-SUNRISE, whole genome shotgun sequence genome includes a window with the following:
- the LOC110942687 gene encoding RING-H2 finger protein ATL67-like has protein sequence MSCSYAVVDRVSRTFVIVNATTADHVDVLLELKPDSSVTVHNYNIEDISNRVLYDDGTPYRILRMAFTAINGSVVSARLFNGTETLEHSDLTAMDMASLILRCESYYKDKSKFIEDAVKVSRLGKEKGCEEICAICHDEYQAEDMMGTIECKHSFHPQCIKEWLRRKENCPICRAHAVAI, from the coding sequence ATGTCTTGTTCGTACGCTGTCGTAGACCGAGTATCAAGGACTTTCGTAATCGTAAATGCAACAACTGCTGATCACGTGGATGTATTACTTGAGTTGAAGCCGGACTCATCGGTAACGGTCCATAATTACAATATTGAAGACATTAGTAACAGGGTGTTGTACGATGATGGAACTCCTTATAGAATATTGAGAATGGCATTCACAGCTATCAACGGGTCTGTAGTGAGTGCTAGATTATTTAATGGAACCGAAACTCTTGAACACAGTGATCTAACAGCAATGGATATGGCAAGCCTTATATTGCGTTGTGAGTCTTATTATAAAGATAAGTCGAAGTTTATAGAAGACGCGGTGAAAGTAAGTAGATTGGGTAAAGAGAAAGGATGTGAAGAGATTTGTGCAATTTGTCATGATGAATACCAAGCGGAAGATATGATGGGAACAATAGAATGCAAACATAGTTTTCATCCGCAATGTATCAAGGAGTGGTTGAGGAGGAAGGAAAACTGTCCGATTTGCAGGGCTCATGCTGTGGCTATATGA